The Saccopteryx leptura isolate mSacLep1 chromosome 2, mSacLep1_pri_phased_curated, whole genome shotgun sequence genome has a window encoding:
- the RAD23B gene encoding UV excision repair protein RAD23 homolog B isoform X2: MQVTLKTLQQQTFKIDIDPEETVKALKEKIESEKGKDAFPVAGQKLIYAGKILNDDTALKEYKIDEKNFVVVMVTKPKAVTTPAPTTTQQSNATTTTTVSSSTAPAVAQAPTPTPALAPTPTPTPAPITPASTTTSSEPAPASATKQESPAEKPAETPVATSPTSADSTLGDSSRSNLFEDATSALGQSYENMVTEIMSMGYEREQVIAALRASFNNPDRAVEYLLMGIPGDRESQAVVDPPPAASTGAPQASVAAAAATTTATTTTTSSGGHPLEFLRNQPQFQQMRQIIQQNPSLLPALLQQIGRENPQLLQQISQHQEHFIQMLNEPVQEAGSQGGGGGGGSGGTAEAGSGHMNYIQVTPQEKEAIERLKALGFPEGLVIQAYFACEKNENLAANFLLQQNFDED; this comes from the exons GTGAAAGCATTGAAGGAGAAGATTGAGTCTGAAAAGGGGAAAGATGCCTTTCCAGTGGCGGGTCAGAAATTAATTTATGCGG GCAAAATCCTCAATGATGATACTGctctaaaagaatataaaattgatGAGAAAAACTTTGTGGTGGTTATGGTGACGAAA CCTAAAGCAGTGACAACACCAGCACCAACAACAACTCAGCAATCAAATGCTACCACCACTACCACAGTTAGTTCCTCCACAGCACCAGCTGTGGCTCAggccccaacccccacccctgctttggctcccactcccactcccacaccTGCACCTATCACTCCAGCCTCAACAACAACATCTTCTGAACCTGCACCTGCTAGTGCAACAAAACAGGAGAGCCCTGCAGAAAAGCCGGCAGAAACACCAGTGGCCACTAGCCCGACATCAGCTGACAG TACATTGGGAGATTCCTCTCGGTCAAACCTTTTTGAGGATGCAACAAGTGCCCTCG GTCAGTCTTACGAGAATATGGTAACTGAGATCATGTCAATGGGCTATGAACGAGAGCAAGTGATTGCAGCCTTGAGAGCCAGTTTCAACAACCCTGACAGAGCAGTGGAATATCTTTTAATG GGAATCCCCGGAGACCGAGAAAGTCAGGCTGTGGTTGACCCTCCTCCAGCAGCTAGTACTGGAGCTCCTCAGGCTTCAGTGGCTGCAGCTGCAGCAACTACGACAGCAACGACTACAACAACAAGTTCTGGAG GACATCCCCTTGAATTTTTACGGAATCAGCCTCAGTTTCAACAGATGAGACAAATTATTCAACAGAATCCTTCCCTGCTTCCAGCATTGCTACAACAGATAGGTCGGGAAAACCCTCAGTTACTGCAG CAAATTAGCCAACACCAGGAGCATTTTATTCAGATGCTAAATGAACCAGTACAGGAAGCTGGGAGtcaaggaggagggggtggaggtggcagTGGAGGAACTGCAGAAGCCGGAAGTGGTCACATGAACTACATTCAAGTAACCCCTCAGGAAAAAGAAGCTATAGAAAGG ttAAAGGCATTAGGATTTCCTGAAGGACTTGTGATACAAGCATATTTTGCTTGTGAGAAGAATGAGAACTTGGCTGCCAATTTTCTTCTACAACAAAACTTTGATGAAGATtga
- the RAD23B gene encoding UV excision repair protein RAD23 homolog B isoform X3, with protein MQVTLKTLQQQTFKIDIDPEETVKALKEKIESEKGKDAFPVAGQKLIYAGKILNDDTALKEYKIDEKNFVVVMVTKPKAVTTPAPTTTQQSNATTTTTVSSSTAPAVAQAPTPTPALAPTPTPTPAPITPASTTTSSEPAPASATKQESPAEKPAETPVATSPTSADSTLGDSSRSNLFEDATSALVTGQSYENMVTEIMSMGYEREQVIAALRASFNNPDRAVEYLLMGIPGDRESQAVVDPPPAASTGAPQASVAAAAATTTATTTTTSSGGHPLEFLRNQPQFQQMRQIIQQNPSLLPALLQQIGRENPQLLQLKALGFPEGLVIQAYFACEKNENLAANFLLQQNFDED; from the exons GTGAAAGCATTGAAGGAGAAGATTGAGTCTGAAAAGGGGAAAGATGCCTTTCCAGTGGCGGGTCAGAAATTAATTTATGCGG GCAAAATCCTCAATGATGATACTGctctaaaagaatataaaattgatGAGAAAAACTTTGTGGTGGTTATGGTGACGAAA CCTAAAGCAGTGACAACACCAGCACCAACAACAACTCAGCAATCAAATGCTACCACCACTACCACAGTTAGTTCCTCCACAGCACCAGCTGTGGCTCAggccccaacccccacccctgctttggctcccactcccactcccacaccTGCACCTATCACTCCAGCCTCAACAACAACATCTTCTGAACCTGCACCTGCTAGTGCAACAAAACAGGAGAGCCCTGCAGAAAAGCCGGCAGAAACACCAGTGGCCACTAGCCCGACATCAGCTGACAG TACATTGGGAGATTCCTCTCGGTCAAACCTTTTTGAGGATGCAACAAGTGCCCTCG TGACAGGTCAGTCTTACGAGAATATGGTAACTGAGATCATGTCAATGGGCTATGAACGAGAGCAAGTGATTGCAGCCTTGAGAGCCAGTTTCAACAACCCTGACAGAGCAGTGGAATATCTTTTAATG GGAATCCCCGGAGACCGAGAAAGTCAGGCTGTGGTTGACCCTCCTCCAGCAGCTAGTACTGGAGCTCCTCAGGCTTCAGTGGCTGCAGCTGCAGCAACTACGACAGCAACGACTACAACAACAAGTTCTGGAG GACATCCCCTTGAATTTTTACGGAATCAGCCTCAGTTTCAACAGATGAGACAAATTATTCAACAGAATCCTTCCCTGCTTCCAGCATTGCTACAACAGATAGGTCGGGAAAACCCTCAGTTACTGCAG ttAAAGGCATTAGGATTTCCTGAAGGACTTGTGATACAAGCATATTTTGCTTGTGAGAAGAATGAGAACTTGGCTGCCAATTTTCTTCTACAACAAAACTTTGATGAAGATtga
- the RAD23B gene encoding UV excision repair protein RAD23 homolog B isoform X1: protein MQVTLKTLQQQTFKIDIDPEETVKALKEKIESEKGKDAFPVAGQKLIYAGKILNDDTALKEYKIDEKNFVVVMVTKPKAVTTPAPTTTQQSNATTTTTVSSSTAPAVAQAPTPTPALAPTPTPTPAPITPASTTTSSEPAPASATKQESPAEKPAETPVATSPTSADSTLGDSSRSNLFEDATSALVTGQSYENMVTEIMSMGYEREQVIAALRASFNNPDRAVEYLLMGIPGDRESQAVVDPPPAASTGAPQASVAAAAATTTATTTTTSSGGHPLEFLRNQPQFQQMRQIIQQNPSLLPALLQQIGRENPQLLQQISQHQEHFIQMLNEPVQEAGSQGGGGGGGSGGTAEAGSGHMNYIQVTPQEKEAIERLKALGFPEGLVIQAYFACEKNENLAANFLLQQNFDED from the exons GTGAAAGCATTGAAGGAGAAGATTGAGTCTGAAAAGGGGAAAGATGCCTTTCCAGTGGCGGGTCAGAAATTAATTTATGCGG GCAAAATCCTCAATGATGATACTGctctaaaagaatataaaattgatGAGAAAAACTTTGTGGTGGTTATGGTGACGAAA CCTAAAGCAGTGACAACACCAGCACCAACAACAACTCAGCAATCAAATGCTACCACCACTACCACAGTTAGTTCCTCCACAGCACCAGCTGTGGCTCAggccccaacccccacccctgctttggctcccactcccactcccacaccTGCACCTATCACTCCAGCCTCAACAACAACATCTTCTGAACCTGCACCTGCTAGTGCAACAAAACAGGAGAGCCCTGCAGAAAAGCCGGCAGAAACACCAGTGGCCACTAGCCCGACATCAGCTGACAG TACATTGGGAGATTCCTCTCGGTCAAACCTTTTTGAGGATGCAACAAGTGCCCTCG TGACAGGTCAGTCTTACGAGAATATGGTAACTGAGATCATGTCAATGGGCTATGAACGAGAGCAAGTGATTGCAGCCTTGAGAGCCAGTTTCAACAACCCTGACAGAGCAGTGGAATATCTTTTAATG GGAATCCCCGGAGACCGAGAAAGTCAGGCTGTGGTTGACCCTCCTCCAGCAGCTAGTACTGGAGCTCCTCAGGCTTCAGTGGCTGCAGCTGCAGCAACTACGACAGCAACGACTACAACAACAAGTTCTGGAG GACATCCCCTTGAATTTTTACGGAATCAGCCTCAGTTTCAACAGATGAGACAAATTATTCAACAGAATCCTTCCCTGCTTCCAGCATTGCTACAACAGATAGGTCGGGAAAACCCTCAGTTACTGCAG CAAATTAGCCAACACCAGGAGCATTTTATTCAGATGCTAAATGAACCAGTACAGGAAGCTGGGAGtcaaggaggagggggtggaggtggcagTGGAGGAACTGCAGAAGCCGGAAGTGGTCACATGAACTACATTCAAGTAACCCCTCAGGAAAAAGAAGCTATAGAAAGG ttAAAGGCATTAGGATTTCCTGAAGGACTTGTGATACAAGCATATTTTGCTTGTGAGAAGAATGAGAACTTGGCTGCCAATTTTCTTCTACAACAAAACTTTGATGAAGATtga